One window from the genome of Pyxicephalus adspersus chromosome 6, UCB_Pads_2.0, whole genome shotgun sequence encodes:
- the LOC140332319 gene encoding LOW QUALITY PROTEIN: von Willebrand factor A domain-containing protein 5A-like (The sequence of the model RefSeq protein was modified relative to this genomic sequence to represent the inferred CDS: substituted 1 base at 1 genomic stop codon), with protein sequence MPPLFSCCGLIVLASSQPVPLQGIWVDVQVKGFVADVSATLKYKNKEEKAVEAVFVFPMDEDSAVYSFEATIEGKTIVAELQEKEEAHKTYNXAISLGEQAFLLEEDDSSADIFSCRVGNLPPGLEAEVTLKYVRELTVEEDGAVRFVLPAILNPRYTPKDHDVSITATRPQVPISGIPYTLSLNPHFQSAYGVAKIESNCNITPLEYTDTDKTGAKVSLAEGHKFERDVELLAYYTDVNKPSVIVEAGLGSTDATQDSGSTPSVAQKLWCLVRQPFCSNVNLRKTPGSIMAKSVAMVNFYPSFPPGQQSNCGEFIFLVDRSGSMEWAINSEPNAPKRIQSAKETLVLLLKSLPLGCFFNIYGFGSHFESFFLESVEYTQQSMEEAVKKVNEMDANFGGTEILQPLIQIYQTAGRADHPRQLFVFTDGEVSNTKQVISEVKKNAKKHRCFTFGIGEGASTSLIKGMARAGGGTFEFIINKDRMQPKVLRALKFSLQPNVKDVSLTWTLPSNVEAIVLSNVPTAIFQGQKWIVYAQINGKVKNEDKGEVCLQYKFNNEKLKNNFCFPLNVQNSERHTIYRLAAKALISELEHGTDPGSEEVKKKILKTSLESGVVSSLTAYVAVNKDTKTRVEGPPLHRDIPVPGAPPSSLSSWRSLNSPTDCIPTILAYSLGLNIGCEIDVTNPQIDRIMEKSSSNKARIDGRNGYFHCNCLKCISALHIYSGTSV encoded by the exons ATGCCGCCATTATTTTCATGTTGTGGACTTATCGTTTTGGCTTCTAGCCAGCCAG TTCCTCTGCAGGGGATCTGGGTAGACGTCCAGGTAAAAGGATTTGTGGCGGATGTATCGGCGACTCTCAAGTATAAGAAcaaggaggagaaggcggtggaaGCGGTCTTTGTCTTTCCCATGGATGAAGACTCTGCCGTCTACAGCTTTGAGGCCACAATAGAAGGGAAGACCATTGTAGCCGAGCtccaggagaaggaggag GCTCACAAAACCTACAATTAAGCCATCAGCCTGGGTGAGCAAGCCTTCCTCTTGGAAGAAGATGACAGTTCGGCAGATATTTTTAGCTGTAGAGTTGGGAATCTCCCTCCTGGTCTGGAGGCCGAGGTCACCCTGAAATATGTAAGAGAATTGACTGTAGAGGAAGATGGAGCTGTGCGTTTTGTGTTGCCGGCGATCCTTAACCCCAGATACACCCCAAAAG aCCACGACGTGAGTATAACAGCCACACGTCCTCAGGTTCCAATTAGCGGGATCCCATATACCTTGAGTCTGAACCCTCACTTCCAATCTGCATACGGGGTTGCCAAGATTGAGAGCAACTGTAACATCACTCCTCTGGAATACACAGATACTGACAAGACCGGTGCCAAG GTGTCACTGGCAGAGGGACACAAGTTTGAGCGAGATGTGGAATTGCTGGCTTATTATACCGATGTGAACAAACCCAGCGTCATTGTGGAGGCAGGGCTTGGGTCTACAGATGCAACCCAGGATTCAGGATCAACCCCATCAG TTGCACAAAAATTGTGGTGTCTAGTCCGACAACCTTTCTGTTCAAACGTTAACCTAAGAAAGACCCCAG GGTCCATTATGGCAAAGTCCGTGGCCATGGTGAATTTCTACCCGAGTTTCCCACCTGGACAGCAGTCTAATTGCGGCGAGTTTATTTTCCTTGTAGACAGGTCTGGTAGTATGGAATGGGCAATCAATTCTGAGCCAAATGCCCCAAAGAGGATTCAAAGTGCCAAG GAGACGCTGGTTCTTCTATTGAAGAGTTTACCCCTTGGGTGTTTCTTTAACATCTATGGCTTTGGCTCCCATTTTGAGTCTTTCTTCCT GGAGAGTGTGGAGTACACACAGCAGTCCATGGAGGAGGCAGTGAAGAAAGTCAATGAGATGGATGCCAATTTTGGAGGAACAGAAATTCTCCAACCCTTAATACAGATCTACCAAACAGCTGGTAGAGCCGATCACCCCCGACAG CTTTTTGTCTTTACAGATGGAGAAGTCTCAAACACAAAGCAAGTGAtcagtgaagtaaaaaaaaatgctaagaaaCACCG GTGTTTCACATTTGGGATCGGTGAAGGAGCTTCTACATCCCTCATTAAAGGCATGGCCCGGGCAGGAGGTGGAACATTTGAGTTCATTATTAACAAAGACCGAATGCAACCCAAG GTTCTTCGGGCACTTAAGTTCTCCTTACAACCTAATGTGAAGGATGTCTCACTCACATGGACCCTTCCTTCCAACGTGGAAGCCATCGTcctgtctaatgtccctactgccATCTTCCAGGGTCAAAAATGGATTGTCTATGCTCAGATAAATGGAAAG gtGAAAAACGAAGATAAAGGTGAAGTCTGCCTGCAATAcaaatttaataatgaaaagcTGAAGAACAACTTTTGTTTCCCACTGAATGTGCAGAATTCGGAAAG ACATACCATCTATAGATTGGCAGCCAAAGCTCTGATCTCTGAGCTAGAACATGGAACAGATCCAGGATCTGAAGAGGTGAAGAAGAAGATCCTGAAGACCAGTCTGGAGTCAGGTGTTGTCTCCTCTCTCACAGCCTATGTAGCTGTAAACAAGGATACCAAGACACGGGTTGAGGGTCCTCCCTTACACAGGGACATCCCTGTTCCAG GTGCACCACCgtcatcattatcatcatggAGGTCCCTGAACAGCCCAACAGATT gTATACCAACAATATTAGCGTACAGCCTAGGACTGAATATTGGAT GTGAAATAGATGTTACTAACCCGCAAATAGACAGAATAATGG aaaaaagttctTCAAACAAGGCAAGGATAGATGGTAGGAATGGTTATTTTCATTGTAATTGTTTGAAGTGTATCTCTGCATTacacatatacagtggtacctcggtataa